In a single window of the Bacteroidales bacterium genome:
- a CDS encoding TIGR00730 family Rossman fold protein: protein MMNDENITKNLSEDEKIRRALEPKTWHEIKTHDSWQIFKILSEFVEGFETMGAIGPCVSIFGSARTKPDDPYYKMAVDIAYYLCKAGYGVITGGGPGIMEAGNLGAKKAGGKSVGLKIELPFEQEANEYIDPDKLINFKYFFVRKVMFTKYSQGFIVLPGGFGTLDELFEAVTLIQTKKIAHFPIILVGKEYWEGLGNWIVNTLVKAGNISEKDLDLFWYAETPKEAVALIEEYYKQYNLTPNF, encoded by the coding sequence ATGATGAACGACGAAAACATTACCAAAAACCTTAGCGAAGATGAGAAAATTCGTAGAGCACTAGAACCAAAAACTTGGCATGAAATTAAAACGCACGACTCTTGGCAGATTTTTAAAATACTGTCTGAATTTGTGGAAGGCTTTGAAACAATGGGAGCAATTGGACCTTGCGTTTCTATTTTCGGTTCAGCAAGGACTAAACCTGACGATCCATACTACAAAATGGCTGTAGATATAGCTTATTATCTTTGCAAAGCTGGATATGGAGTTATAACCGGTGGTGGACCAGGCATTATGGAAGCTGGAAACCTTGGAGCAAAAAAAGCAGGTGGTAAATCTGTAGGACTTAAAATAGAACTGCCTTTTGAGCAAGAAGCTAATGAATACATTGATCCTGACAAACTAATTAATTTTAAATATTTCTTTGTTAGAAAAGTAATGTTCACTAAATATAGTCAAGGATTTATAGTATTGCCCGGTGGCTTTGGAACTCTAGATGAACTTTTTGAAGCTGTAACACTTATTCAAACTAAAAAAATTGCGCATTTCCCTATTATTTTGGTTGGAAAAGAATATTGGGAAGGTCTAGGAAATTGGATTGTTAATACACTGGTTAAAGCTGGAAATATTTCAGAAAAAGACCTTGATTTATTTTGGTATGCAGAAACTCCTAAAGAAGCTGTTGCTTTAATTGAAGAATATTATAAACAATATAATCTTACACCTAACTTCTAA
- a CDS encoding OmpA family protein produces MKTAIAQKNHTAEADKKLALNKYSEAIKLYKKAYSKVKNKVEKNRILYLIGTCYYNISDMKNASMNLKRVTKAKYPEKEAYYLYGKSLKAMGSYDEAIIAFQELKDKYPEDSRADIEIETCKLASAWVENPTRYKVEPNKKINSSNSDFAPTYFDKKYKALVFTTSREGVVGRSHDSWTGMPFTDLFVTSQDKKGNFSTPVPLDEDGIINTEANEGACTFNSKFNTLYFTRCRKEKKKILGCEILKTEKKGNNWSEPEVIPIAPSDSFSVGHPALSNDELTLYFASNIPGGHGGNDLWMVTRSKKNQSFGNPVNLGNVINTDGDEMYPTYRKVGNKEYLYFASNGHKGMGGLDIFRSEFIDGAWSEPTNMKYPINSHSDDFAIVFNDDAKMLKSANAKEMGWFSTNRKGGRGNDDLWTFHLEPMIFSLSGVVKDDSTKKLISGAEVRIEGSNGTIYVDTTDKNGFYSFDKSQIVENTTYSMIISKKDYYTEKAKETTVGLENSKDIVHDINIAPIPKKPIILPDILYDFAQWELRPEYEDSLKGLVVIMKENPNFVIELGSHTDTRASDEYNDTLSAKRAQSCVDYIIKQGIEADRLVAKGYGKRVPRVLDANKTVVYNKKEYTFTKGTVITDDFINGLKTEAEKEAAHQLNRRTTFQILKTDYVPKAKTNVPVKPNVQGKPNVQGKPNTPGRPNTPGRPYAPGKPNPNAPVKTPNTPRN; encoded by the coding sequence ATGAAAACAGCTATTGCTCAAAAAAATCATACAGCTGAAGCTGATAAAAAACTTGCTTTAAACAAATATTCTGAAGCAATAAAGTTGTATAAAAAGGCTTATTCAAAAGTTAAAAACAAAGTTGAAAAAAATAGGATTCTATATCTTATAGGGACTTGTTATTATAATATTAGCGACATGAAAAACGCTTCTATGAACCTTAAAAGGGTTACAAAAGCTAAATATCCAGAAAAAGAAGCGTATTATCTTTATGGCAAAAGTTTAAAAGCCATGGGTAGTTATGATGAAGCTATCATTGCTTTTCAAGAATTAAAAGATAAATATCCAGAAGATAGCAGAGCTGATATCGAAATTGAAACATGTAAATTAGCAAGCGCATGGGTCGAAAATCCAACAAGATACAAAGTTGAGCCAAATAAAAAAATAAATTCAAGTAATTCTGATTTTGCTCCAACTTATTTTGATAAAAAATATAAAGCTCTTGTTTTCACTACTTCAAGAGAAGGAGTTGTTGGTAGAAGTCATGATAGTTGGACAGGAATGCCTTTTACAGATTTATTTGTAACATCCCAAGACAAAAAAGGTAACTTCAGCACTCCCGTTCCTCTAGATGAAGATGGAATAATCAATACTGAAGCAAATGAAGGAGCTTGCACATTTAACTCAAAATTTAACACTCTTTATTTTACTCGTTGCAGAAAAGAAAAGAAAAAAATATTGGGCTGCGAAATATTAAAAACTGAAAAAAAAGGCAATAATTGGTCTGAACCTGAAGTTATACCTATTGCTCCATCTGATTCTTTTTCTGTTGGTCATCCAGCACTATCAAACGATGAACTAACCCTATATTTTGCATCAAACATTCCAGGCGGACATGGTGGAAATGATCTTTGGATGGTTACAAGAAGTAAGAAAAACCAATCTTTTGGAAACCCTGTAAATCTCGGCAATGTAATTAACACAGACGGAGATGAAATGTACCCTACTTATCGTAAAGTTGGCAATAAAGAATATTTATATTTTGCATCAAATGGTCATAAAGGAATGGGTGGATTAGATATTTTCAGAAGTGAATTTATTGATGGAGCTTGGTCGGAACCTACAAATATGAAGTATCCTATAAATTCTCATTCTGATGACTTCGCTATTGTTTTTAATGACGATGCCAAAATGCTAAAAAGTGCTAATGCAAAAGAAATGGGATGGTTCAGCACAAACAGAAAAGGAGGTCGTGGAAATGATGACTTATGGACGTTTCACCTAGAACCAATGATATTTTCACTGTCTGGCGTTGTTAAAGATGATAGCACTAAAAAACTTATTTCTGGTGCCGAAGTTCGAATTGAAGGCTCAAATGGCACAATATACGTTGACACAACCGATAAAAACGGTTTCTACAGCTTTGATAAGAGTCAAATTGTTGAAAACACAACATATTCAATGATTATTTCTAAAAAAGATTATTATACTGAAAAAGCTAAAGAAACTACTGTAGGTCTAGAAAACAGCAAAGATATTGTTCATGATATAAATATTGCTCCTATTCCTAAAAAACCTATCATTCTTCCTGATATTCTATACGATTTTGCACAATGGGAATTAAGACCAGAATATGAAGATAGTTTAAAAGGACTAGTTGTAATTATGAAAGAAAATCCAAACTTTGTAATTGAACTTGGATCTCATACAGACACACGTGCGTCTGATGAATACAACGACACCCTTTCAGCTAAACGTGCTCAAAGTTGCGTAGATTATATAATTAAACAAGGAATTGAAGCCGACAGATTGGTAGCTAAAGGATATGGAAAACGAGTTCCTAGAGTATTAGATGCTAATAAAACTGTTGTATATAATAAAAAGGAATACACGTTTACAAAAGGAACTGTTATTACTGACGATTTTATAAATGGATTGAAAACAGAAGCTGAAAAAGAAGCTGCTCACCAACTTAATCGTCGTACAACTTTCCAAATTTTAAAAACTGATTATGTGCCTAAAGCAAAAACTAATGTCCCAGTAAAACCTAATGTACAAGGCAAACCTAATGTACAAGGTAAACCTAATACTCCTGGAAGACCTAATACTCCTGGAAGACCTTATGCTCCTGGTAAACCTAATCCTAATGCTCCGGTTAAAACTCCTAATACCCCTAGAAACTAA
- a CDS encoding protein translocase subunit SecDF, with protein sequence MQIKGTIWFFVITFLIASLFSLSFTYCTRNVENKAKKFAETEATQLAKELAKGDEILEQVIYDSIYNEKESYYLDSMSHVTIYNILIKKYTYKDCKERELNLGLDLKGGMNVTLEVSEADIITALSGDNKDPKFVQAIKEAKELQKKSQSNYVNLFVERIKSLEPNKPLAAYFLTRELSERIKTNSTDREVIKVLQDEINSAVDRTYQVLHKRIDKFGVTQPNIQKLGRSGRILIELPGVKDPTRVRKILQGTAKLEFWEAYDFAEIVKRLENADKKVKAILDKFEQESKDSTDIVEVTTDTDTDNEVVDTTQISTLEQQLSAKASTDTTTIGKEDKNENPLLSLFAGLNIVQSEGKQFAGDGPLIGYVHAKDTAEVNEYLALSISEFPNTKFAWGAKPVRLQIPGQFYELYALRVPADGRPKLEGDKVADAWQDYDQNGRIEVSMMMTSDGAKIWKKMTADNKDKSIAIVLDNVVYSAPNVLGEIPNGRSSITGSFDVTEAQDLANVLKSGKLPAPARIVEEAVVGPSLGIEAINAGMLSFVIAFALVLAYMIFFYNKAGLAANIALFANVILLFGALASMNAVLTLPGIAGIVLTIGMAVDANVIIYERVKEELRAGKGVRLAIDDGFKHALSAIIDGNVTTLLSGIILFFFGSGPILGFATTLIIGILTSLFTSLFITRLVFYWWLKRNRKITFFTKITEKLFTATKFNFIRMRKWAYLFSGLIFVLGIASLLTRGMSYGVDFTGGRTYVVRFDDDVKVDDIRGALFDAMDETPDVKTFGSNNQVKITTKYMIEDDDPDADSIVEAKIFESIKGFYKTDMSFKDFTSDDPNKVLGRLSSEKVGPTIADDLKQSSIYAIILALIVIFVYIAIRFKNWQFGIGGVAALFHDAMFTIFMFSWFHGILPFTLDVDQTFIASILTIIGYSINDTVVIFDRIREYRTLYPNRDNYTNINSAVNSTLGRTINTAGSVIVVLLAIFILGGEVIRGFSFAMLVGCISGTYSTIFIATPLAYDIMNIRKNKGKVKKA encoded by the coding sequence ATGCAAATAAAAGGAACGATTTGGTTTTTTGTAATAACGTTTTTGATAGCAAGTTTGTTTTCACTATCATTTACTTACTGCACTCGTAATGTAGAAAACAAAGCGAAAAAATTTGCAGAAACCGAAGCAACACAATTAGCTAAAGAATTAGCTAAAGGAGATGAAATTCTCGAACAAGTAATTTATGATTCTATCTACAATGAAAAAGAATCATATTACCTTGATTCAATGTCTCATGTAACAATTTACAACATTCTTATTAAAAAATACACTTATAAGGATTGTAAAGAAAGAGAATTAAACTTAGGCTTAGACCTTAAAGGAGGTATGAATGTTACTCTTGAAGTTTCTGAAGCCGATATTATAACTGCTCTTTCAGGAGATAATAAAGACCCTAAATTTGTTCAAGCTATTAAAGAAGCTAAAGAGCTACAAAAAAAATCGCAAAGCAATTATGTAAATCTTTTTGTTGAAAGAATCAAAAGTCTAGAGCCAAACAAACCTCTTGCTGCATATTTTTTAACAAGAGAACTTAGCGAAAGAATAAAAACTAATAGCACAGACAGAGAAGTTATTAAAGTTCTACAAGATGAAATAAATAGTGCTGTTGACAGAACATATCAAGTTCTACATAAACGTATTGACAAATTTGGCGTTACACAACCAAACATCCAAAAACTTGGTCGTAGTGGAAGAATTTTAATAGAACTCCCAGGTGTTAAAGATCCTACTAGAGTTCGTAAAATACTACAAGGTACTGCAAAGCTAGAATTTTGGGAAGCTTATGATTTTGCAGAAATTGTTAAGCGACTTGAAAACGCTGATAAAAAAGTTAAAGCAATTCTTGATAAATTTGAACAAGAAAGTAAAGACTCAACTGATATTGTTGAAGTAACTACTGATACAGATACTGATAACGAAGTTGTTGACACTACACAAATTTCCACTTTAGAGCAACAACTAAGTGCAAAAGCAAGTACAGACACAACTACCATTGGCAAAGAAGATAAAAATGAAAATCCATTATTGTCATTGTTTGCAGGATTAAATATTGTACAAAGCGAAGGCAAACAGTTTGCAGGCGATGGACCATTAATTGGCTATGTTCATGCTAAAGATACTGCTGAAGTTAATGAATATTTAGCGCTGTCTATAAGCGAGTTTCCAAATACAAAATTTGCATGGGGTGCTAAACCTGTCAGATTGCAAATACCTGGTCAATTTTACGAACTCTATGCTCTTCGCGTTCCAGCAGACGGAAGACCTAAACTAGAAGGTGATAAAGTTGCTGACGCTTGGCAAGATTACGACCAAAATGGACGTATTGAAGTATCAATGATGATGACCAGCGATGGTGCTAAAATTTGGAAAAAAATGACAGCCGACAACAAAGACAAAAGCATTGCCATTGTTTTAGATAATGTTGTTTACTCGGCACCAAACGTTCTTGGAGAAATACCAAACGGACGCTCCTCTATTACTGGCTCATTTGACGTAACTGAAGCTCAAGACTTAGCAAATGTGCTAAAATCTGGAAAACTACCTGCTCCTGCTCGAATTGTTGAAGAAGCCGTTGTAGGACCATCACTTGGAATTGAAGCAATTAATGCGGGTATGCTCTCTTTCGTTATTGCTTTTGCTCTAGTACTTGCGTACATGATTTTCTTCTACAATAAAGCTGGGCTCGCTGCAAATATTGCACTATTTGCAAACGTTATATTATTGTTTGGAGCTTTAGCCTCAATGAATGCTGTTCTTACTTTACCTGGTATTGCAGGTATTGTTTTAACTATAGGTATGGCGGTAGATGCCAACGTAATTATATATGAGCGTGTTAAAGAAGAACTTAGAGCCGGAAAAGGAGTGCGGCTTGCTATCGACGATGGCTTCAAGCATGCATTGAGCGCTATTATTGACGGAAACGTTACCACATTATTATCTGGTATTATTTTATTCTTCTTTGGTTCTGGTCCTATTCTAGGATTTGCAACCACTTTAATTATAGGTATTCTTACTTCTCTATTTACCTCTCTATTTATTACACGATTAGTTTTCTACTGGTGGTTAAAAAGAAATAGAAAGATTACTTTCTTTACAAAAATTACTGAAAAATTATTTACCGCTACAAAATTTAATTTTATACGCATGAGAAAATGGGCTTACCTTTTCTCTGGATTAATATTTGTTTTAGGAATTGCATCATTATTAACTAGAGGAATGAGTTATGGTGTTGACTTTACTGGTGGACGCACATATGTAGTTCGTTTCGATGATGATGTAAAAGTTGATGATATTAGAGGTGCTTTATTTGATGCTATGGACGAAACACCGGATGTTAAAACATTTGGCTCTAACAACCAAGTAAAAATCACCACAAAGTATATGATTGAAGACGATGATCCAGATGCAGATTCCATAGTAGAAGCAAAAATATTTGAATCTATAAAAGGATTTTACAAAACCGACATGTCTTTTAAAGATTTCACATCAGACGATCCGAATAAAGTTCTCGGAAGACTTAGTAGTGAAAAAGTCGGACCAACTATTGCTGATGACCTTAAGCAATCGTCTATCTATGCTATCATTCTTGCTTTAATTGTAATATTTGTTTATATTGCTATAAGATTTAAAAATTGGCAATTTGGCATTGGAGGTGTTGCAGCATTATTCCATGATGCTATGTTTACAATCTTTATGTTTTCTTGGTTCCATGGAATATTACCGTTTACACTTGACGTTGACCAAACATTTATAGCCTCAATTCTAACCATTATTGGGTATTCAATTAACGACACTGTGGTTATCTTTGATAGAATTAGAGAGTACAGAACATTGTATCCAAACAGAGACAATTATACTAATATTAATTCTGCTGTAAACTCAACATTAGGACGTACTATAAATACTGCTGGTTCTGTTATAGTTGTGTTGTTAGCAATATTTATTCTTGGTGGTGAAGTTATTAGAGGCTTTAGCTTTGCAATGCTTGTAGGATGTATTTCTGGTACTTATTCTACAATTTTTATTGCTACTCCTCTCGCTTATGATATTATGAATATAAGAAAAAATAAGGGAAAAGTAAAAAAAGCATAA